A single Coregonus clupeaformis isolate EN_2021a chromosome 39, ASM2061545v1, whole genome shotgun sequence DNA region contains:
- the tbc1d19 gene encoding TBC1 domain family member 19 translates to MMDEGTELSLTIAQIVQRLKGTHLHSQIERQAKECLHRPEIKLESVKEDVRNFLKVSGWERKLQNAVYRELHVQLPPSHPAAPPEHAKEPLAYMRKAQASWEKRILKSLNSMCTELGVPLARKRPAVEQKELTNKWNEMGTDEPDLSRFRPVYAPKDFLEVLISLRNPNHDSSEEASAKSHWGLIQVPLHDRGIPQMREAYSELSLTTGQLGIDDHTHVPPDLFESEHIRIGKKVVSEQDSAAAQQYSRQGCPTGLRADLWALILNSTNEPEDVMHYEQLKAGVIHHDLLVDNLIYKDVKLTASNDDYYFVFEDFLYQVLLCFSRDTAVLEHFSYNSATPPKSYIQGKVGVEEFAVVYPPNGVIPFHGFSMYVAPLCFLYNEPSKLYSVFREMYVRYFFRLHSVSSSTSGIVSLCLQFERLLQTHLPQLFYHLREIGAQPLRIAFKWMVRAFSGYLSTDQLLLLWDRILGYDSLEIVAVLAAAVFAFRAENLMEVTSLASAEAVLADLSTLKVMPLIQIFLFATVI, encoded by the exons ATGATGGATGAGGGAACGGAGTTATCACTCACAATTGCGCAAATTGTCCAGCGACTGAAAGGAACTCATTTACACTCTCAAATAGAGAGACAGGCCAAa GAGTGTTTGCATAGACCCGAGATAAAATTAGAATCTGTAAAAGAGGACGTTCGTAATTTTCTCAAAGTATCAG GTTGGGAGAGAAAGCTACAGAATGCAGTATACAGAGAGTTGCACGT tcagctGCCCCCCAGCCACCCTGCAGCTCCCCCAGAGCACGCCAAGGAGCCGCTGGCGTACATGCGCAAGGCCCAG GCAAGCTGGGAGAAGCGTATCCTCAAAAGCCTGAACAGCATGTGCACAGAGCTGGGTGTACCCTTGGCTCGTAAG AGGCCAGCTGTGGAGCAGAAGGAGTTGACCAACAAGTGGAACGAGATGGGGACAGACGAACCAG ATCTAAGTCGTTTCAGGCCTGTCTATGCCCCCAAAGACTTTCTGGAG GTGCTGATCAGCCTACGGAACCCGAACCATGACAGCAGTGAGGAGGCCAGCGCAAAGAGTCACTGGGGCCTCATCCAGGTGCCCCTCCACGACAGAGGCATACCTCAGATG AGAGAGGCCTATTCAGAGCTGAGCCTGACCACGGGGCAGCTGGGTATTGACGACCATACACACGTACCTCCAG ATTTGTTTGAAAGCGAGCATATTCGCATTGGGAAGAAAG TGGTGAGTGAGCAGGACAGTGCAGCTGCCCAGCAGTACAGTAGACAGGGCTGTCCCACCGGCCTACGAGCTGACCTCTGGGCCCTCATCCTCAACTCCACCAATGAGCCTGAG GATGTGATGCATTATGAGCAGCTGAAGGCTGGGGTCATACACCATGACCTGCTGGTGGACAACCTCATCTACAAG GATGTGAAACTGACTGCGAGTAATGATGACTACTACTTTGTGTTTGAAGATTTCCTGTATCAG GTCCTGCTATGTTTCTCTCGAGACACTGCGGTCTTGGAGCACTTCAGCTACAACAGTGCCACTCCTCCCAAATCCTACATTCAAG GCAAGGTGGGAGTTGAGGAGTTTGCTGTGGTGTATCCTCCAAATG GTGTCATCCCATTCCATGGTTTTTCAATGTACG TGGCCCCTCTGTGCTTCCTGTACAACGAGCCCTCCAAGCTGTACAGTGTGTTTAGGGAGATGTATGTACGCTACTTCTTCAGGCTGCATTccgtctcctcctccacctcc GGTATAGTTTCTCTGTGCCTACAGTTTGAGAGGCTGCTACAGACCCATCTCCCCCAGCTATTCTACCATCTACGGGAGATAGGCGCTCAGCC GTTGCGTATTGCCTTTAAGTGGATGGTGAGAGCGTTTTCTGGGTACCTCTCTACTGACCAGCTCCTTCTGCTGTGGGACCGAATCCTGGGTTACGACTCACTGGAAATCGTAGCAG TCCTGGCGGCGGCCGTCTTTGCCTTCCGGGCTGAGAACCTGATGGAGGTGACATCACTGGCCTCAGCTGAG GCCGTCCTCGCCGACCTTTCAACTCTGAAGGTCATGCCCCTCATTCAGATCTTCCTGTTCGCCACTGTCATCTGA